From the Natronococcus sp. AD-5 genome, one window contains:
- a CDS encoding universal stress protein, with protein sequence MYERILVPTDGSRAAERASHFGFALAEAYNATVHALHVIDTGEKGWDEAPTEFKDARRQEGKDLTNQIAEGARARGLTVKTNVQPGVPAEVIQEYSAANDVDLITMGTHGRTGLAKYLLGSTAATIVRTAPIPILTVREHDGTDADSDVDFTNVLVATDGSKSATTASEHGIDVSQRTDATVHGLFVIDKRAYTSRPGYTWDDAIRAWEHRGERVVGDFEEIAASNTDVQTTIRRGVPHQEILSYTTENDVDLVVMGTHGRSGWDRFVLGSVAERVVRSSDVPVLTVRTS encoded by the coding sequence ATGTACGAGAGAATCCTTGTTCCAACCGATGGAAGTCGCGCTGCCGAGCGAGCGAGTCACTTCGGTTTTGCACTTGCAGAAGCGTACAATGCAACTGTTCATGCCCTCCATGTTATCGATACTGGTGAGAAAGGGTGGGACGAAGCACCTACTGAATTCAAAGATGCAAGAAGACAAGAAGGCAAAGATCTAACAAACCAGATTGCTGAGGGAGCCCGTGCACGTGGCCTCACCGTCAAAACGAACGTTCAACCTGGCGTCCCTGCTGAAGTCATCCAAGAGTACTCAGCAGCTAATGATGTTGACCTCATTACGATGGGTACTCACGGACGGACCGGTCTTGCGAAGTACCTGCTCGGCAGCACGGCGGCGACGATTGTACGAACAGCTCCCATTCCCATCCTCACTGTCCGAGAACACGATGGCACAGATGCCGATTCAGACGTTGACTTCACGAACGTTCTTGTTGCCACTGACGGAAGTAAAAGCGCCACAACCGCCAGTGAGCACGGTATAGATGTTTCCCAGCGAACCGATGCTACTGTACACGGCTTATTCGTCATCGATAAGCGCGCCTATACCAGCCGACCGGGCTATACGTGGGACGACGCGATCAGAGCCTGGGAACACCGCGGTGAACGGGTCGTCGGCGACTTCGAGGAAATAGCTGCTTCGAATACCGACGTGCAGACGACTATCCGCAGGGGCGTCCCTCATCAAGAGATACTCTCGTACACGACAGAGAACGACGTTGATCTCGTGGTTATGGGAACACATGGACGAAGTGGATGGGACCGATTCGTACTAGGAAGTGTTGCCGAACGAGTGGTCCGAAGCAGTGACGTCCCTGTGCTCACGGTTCGAACGTCGTAA
- a CDS encoding heavy metal translocating P-type ATPase encodes MSEHDVTHTHDAHETPTERSEKEKPTDHRCPCCRMCGLTAEEVERPQAEERPSHYQGSHPHDPTTDEHEEHDDHRHEAHVDHSGHEQMFKKRFFICFVLSIPVLIYSPSIQAWLGFTAPPFPGSEFIVPVLGVAVFLYGGTPFLRMATAEARRREPGMMMLISLAITVAFVYSVLAVLFDIGETFFWELVTLIVIFLLGHWIEMRSVRRASGALDELAALMPDTAERIREDGETEEVRVDELKAGDIVLVRPGSNIPADGIVQEGESNVSEALITGESRPVKKEPDDEVIGGTTNQDGSLRVRVTATGDETTLSGIMRLVEEAQQSKSRTQVLADKAAGWLFFVAISVAVVTAVAWTIAAGFGLTTVERVVTVLVIACPHALGLAVPLVVAINTTMAANNGMLIRDRIAMEEARNLDTIVFDKTGTLTKGEQGVVDIATSGSWDEDELLAVMAAAEGDSEHMIAEAIREEARDRGLSVPSVREFEALEGRGVRATVELEAAATPGVASDQVRDGETVYVGGPNLLRHLDVELDDDLKAFADDAGSRGQGVVYLLRNGEAWGAVALADVIRDASHEAIEALHDMNVEVAMLTGDSEDVARAVSEELDIDTYFAEVLPEDKDKKIIELQDQGKLVAMVGDGVNDAPALTRSDVGIAIGSGTDVAVESADVVLVENDPRDVVHLVRLSRKSYRKMQENLVWAAGYNVFALPLAAGILAPIGIILSPAIGAILMSASTVIVAINAQLLRRADLSV; translated from the coding sequence ATGTCAGAACACGATGTAACACACACTCACGACGCGCACGAAACCCCTACAGAAAGATCAGAGAAAGAAAAGCCAACTGACCATCGCTGCCCGTGTTGCCGAATGTGTGGCTTGACAGCAGAGGAGGTCGAGCGACCTCAAGCAGAGGAGCGTCCCTCCCACTATCAGGGGTCACATCCGCACGATCCCACAACAGATGAACATGAAGAGCATGACGATCACAGACACGAGGCACACGTTGACCACTCCGGTCACGAGCAGATGTTCAAAAAGCGGTTTTTCATCTGTTTCGTTCTCAGCATTCCGGTTCTAATTTATAGCCCTTCGATCCAAGCGTGGCTCGGCTTCACCGCTCCCCCCTTCCCGGGAAGTGAGTTCATAGTACCCGTTCTCGGCGTTGCGGTCTTCCTCTACGGTGGCACCCCCTTCCTTCGGATGGCCACGGCCGAGGCTCGCCGTCGAGAGCCAGGCATGATGATGTTGATTTCGCTGGCAATCACTGTCGCCTTCGTCTACAGCGTTTTGGCGGTTCTGTTCGATATCGGTGAGACGTTCTTCTGGGAACTGGTCACGCTGATCGTCATCTTCTTGCTGGGCCACTGGATCGAGATGCGAAGCGTTCGTCGGGCATCGGGCGCGCTCGACGAACTCGCGGCGTTGATGCCGGATACAGCTGAACGCATAAGAGAGGACGGCGAAACTGAAGAAGTTCGGGTTGATGAGCTTAAAGCTGGAGATATCGTCCTCGTTCGCCCCGGATCAAATATTCCCGCTGATGGCATCGTCCAAGAGGGCGAATCGAACGTCAGTGAGGCGCTAATCACCGGTGAATCACGACCGGTCAAGAAAGAACCGGATGACGAGGTGATCGGTGGCACGACGAACCAGGATGGAAGCCTTCGCGTTCGCGTCACCGCGACCGGCGACGAGACGACACTCTCGGGAATCATGCGGCTGGTCGAGGAAGCTCAGCAGAGCAAATCACGAACGCAGGTGCTGGCCGATAAAGCCGCCGGCTGGCTGTTCTTCGTCGCAATTTCCGTTGCGGTCGTAACGGCCGTTGCGTGGACGATAGCCGCGGGGTTCGGTCTGACGACGGTCGAGCGCGTCGTCACGGTGCTGGTCATCGCGTGTCCGCATGCGCTCGGGCTCGCCGTCCCGTTAGTGGTCGCCATCAATACCACGATGGCGGCGAACAACGGCATGCTCATCCGGGATCGGATCGCCATGGAGGAAGCGCGAAACCTGGATACGATCGTCTTCGACAAAACGGGAACCCTCACGAAAGGTGAACAGGGTGTTGTCGATATCGCTACGTCGGGGAGTTGGGACGAAGACGAACTACTGGCGGTGATGGCTGCTGCCGAGGGAGACTCCGAACATATGATTGCTGAGGCAATACGTGAGGAGGCTCGTGACCGAGGACTTTCTGTCCCTAGCGTACGAGAGTTCGAGGCGCTCGAAGGCCGGGGGGTCCGTGCAACTGTCGAACTGGAAGCCGCTGCTACTCCCGGCGTGGCCAGTGACCAAGTTCGAGATGGCGAAACAGTCTACGTCGGCGGGCCGAATCTCCTCCGCCACCTCGATGTTGAACTCGATGATGATCTCAAAGCGTTCGCAGACGATGCGGGATCCCGCGGGCAGGGCGTTGTGTACTTGCTTCGGAACGGGGAAGCCTGGGGCGCAGTCGCGCTCGCAGACGTAATTCGTGACGCGAGTCACGAAGCGATCGAAGCGCTCCACGACATGAACGTCGAAGTTGCGATGTTGACCGGTGACTCCGAGGACGTCGCTCGGGCCGTCTCCGAAGAACTCGATATCGACACCTACTTCGCCGAAGTTCTTCCGGAAGACAAAGACAAGAAAATCATCGAGTTACAGGATCAAGGGAAGTTGGTGGCGATGGTCGGTGACGGAGTGAACGACGCGCCTGCATTGACGCGCTCCGACGTCGGTATCGCCATCGGCTCGGGAACCGACGTTGCTGTGGAGTCAGCCGATGTCGTCCTCGTGGAGAACGATCCGCGGGACGTCGTTCATCTCGTTCGTCTGAGTCGGAAGAGCTACCGAAAGATGCAGGAGAACCTCGTGTGGGCAGCCGGCTACAACGTGTTCGCACTGCCGCTCGCAGCTGGAATACTCGCGCCGATCGGTATTATACTGTCACCAGCGATCGGTGCAATTCTCATGTCTGCAAGTACAGTCATCGTTGCCATTAACGCTCAACTTCTTCGTCGCGCCGATCTCTCCGTTTGA
- a CDS encoding DUF305 domain-containing protein, translating into MIDPTRRQVLCATGAASTAGFVGYTATGTQEDDEQDDTSPDEDSEFNNVDVMFMRMMIMHHEEAIHMAELVPERTDRQELLDLRTEIIEDQEAEIDLMCELLEEADGAGCDEVGGVMSRQMDGMMRDDGMGDGMHDDDDDMDDGMHPDEMEEMMPREHMMTHDDKRELRRAEDQEFDCLFVEQMARHHEGAVMMSEHVLDEGESQRVANVAEDIIEVQQNEIELMEEWQDDWDC; encoded by the coding sequence ATGATTGATCCAACACGGCGTCAGGTCCTCTGTGCGACTGGAGCGGCGAGTACCGCTGGATTCGTGGGCTACACGGCCACCGGAACGCAAGAAGATGATGAACAAGACGATACCAGTCCCGATGAGGACTCGGAGTTCAACAATGTCGATGTCATGTTCATGCGGATGATGATCATGCATCACGAAGAGGCGATTCACATGGCTGAACTCGTTCCAGAGCGTACGGATCGCCAGGAATTACTTGATCTCCGGACGGAAATCATTGAGGACCAAGAGGCGGAGATCGATCTCATGTGTGAGTTGCTCGAAGAGGCGGATGGTGCTGGCTGTGACGAGGTGGGCGGTGTGATGTCTCGCCAGATGGATGGTATGATGCGTGACGATGGCATGGGAGATGGGATGCACGATGATGATGATGATATGGACGACGGGATGCACCCCGACGAGATGGAGGAGATGATGCCACGGGAGCACATGATGACACACGACGACAAGCGAGAACTTCGCCGTGCTGAGGACCAAGAGTTTGATTGCCTCTTTGTCGAACAGATGGCTCGCCATCACGAAGGTGCAGTCATGATGTCCGAGCACGTCCTCGATGAGGGTGAATCTCAGCGCGTCGCCAATGTCGCAGAGGACATCATCGAAGTTCAACAAAACGAGATCGAACTAATGGAAGAGTGGCAAGACGACTGGGATTGTTGA